From a region of the Roseivirga sp. 4D4 genome:
- a CDS encoding sulfatase-like hydrolase/transferase, which translates to MPKHFLSCLLLLVILFSCSTSDDNTDGPAPDDQKNILLIIADDLGLDALNGYSEGSVKANTPNIDALASSGLIFNNLWTNSVCSPTRSTILTGKYGIRTGVRSQGDEISVNETSLQTYINQSNDYATAIIGKWHLSGNMFSLNPEDMGIDHYAGLYSGAVSDYYNWNLTEDGNVTVQTEYITTQFTTMAIDWLSQQTKPWFLWLAYNAPHTPFHAPPSGMHSQGTLAMDQASIDANPMPYYIASIEAMDFQIGRLLSSMDQTERENTVIIFIGDNGTPGLVSQAPYGRRKAKGTMYQGGINTPMIVSGKGVMRTGTDSNLINSTDLFATIASLTGVNVSEINDGKDISPLLSNPQNDFREFTYAEYNDGTEDEWCIRNANYKLIVNTDRSQELYFLDDDPYENDNLLNNTLSFDAQTALDWLTNKLSEIRQ; encoded by the coding sequence ATGCCTAAACACTTTTTAAGCTGCCTACTTCTTTTGGTTATTCTTTTTAGCTGCTCCACATCAGATGATAATACAGATGGCCCAGCCCCAGATGATCAGAAAAATATTCTTTTGATCATTGCCGATGATTTAGGCCTGGATGCACTCAACGGTTATAGCGAAGGATCAGTCAAGGCCAATACACCGAATATTGATGCGCTGGCGAGTAGTGGTTTGATTTTTAATAATCTGTGGACCAATTCAGTATGCTCTCCTACTCGTTCCACCATTCTTACCGGGAAATACGGCATACGTACAGGGGTGCGCTCGCAAGGTGATGAGATTTCAGTCAACGAGACCTCCCTGCAAACCTATATTAACCAGTCGAACGACTATGCTACTGCCATTATCGGTAAGTGGCACTTGTCGGGTAATATGTTTTCCCTCAATCCTGAGGATATGGGCATAGATCATTATGCCGGACTCTATTCAGGAGCAGTGAGTGACTATTATAACTGGAACCTTACAGAAGATGGTAATGTCACTGTGCAAACAGAGTATATCACTACTCAGTTTACTACAATGGCCATCGATTGGCTTAGTCAGCAAACCAAACCTTGGTTTTTATGGCTAGCGTACAATGCTCCACATACGCCCTTTCATGCTCCTCCATCAGGAATGCATTCCCAAGGTACTTTGGCCATGGATCAGGCATCAATTGATGCTAATCCAATGCCCTATTATATAGCAAGTATCGAAGCGATGGATTTTCAAATTGGTAGACTCCTATCCAGCATGGATCAAACTGAGCGGGAAAACACCGTGATTATCTTTATTGGTGATAATGGCACTCCTGGTCTGGTATCTCAAGCTCCTTATGGCAGAAGAAAAGCCAAGGGCACGATGTATCAGGGCGGTATCAATACCCCCATGATTGTCAGTGGAAAAGGTGTAATGAGGACGGGCACAGACAGTAATCTTATCAATTCGACTGACCTATTCGCTACAATTGCGTCCCTCACAGGAGTTAACGTGAGTGAGATCAATGACGGCAAAGACATCTCTCCTCTTTTAAGTAATCCTCAAAACGATTTTAGGGAGTTTACCTATGCAGAATACAATGATGGCACCGAAGACGAATGGTGCATAAGGAATGCCAACTACAAACTCATTGTAAATACAGATAGAAGCCAGGAATTGTATTTCCTTGATGATGATCCCTATGAAAATGACAACCTTTTAAATAATACACTGTCTTTTGATGCGCAAACTGCACTGGACTGGTTGACAAATAAGCTATCAGAGATCAGGCAATAG
- a CDS encoding DNA/RNA non-specific endonuclease — MAKRTSSGSRKASSKRAPTRKKSTKGKGTSLGRITLGLLILVALGYAGLAINEGKLVPEVIENFELPAIQDSEPEGESEPIQATEEPIPTENDAKIELDFEDFDLYFTKAFDFMWPAYSSGQAIIERPYYTLRYSEEHEQAMWVAYKLSADSLKQEKFPRKDNFRKDPRVRTGSAELSDYKGSGYDRGHLAPAADFSYDEFALSQTFYMSNMSPQVASFNRGVWKKLEEQVRKWSIEESEVYVVTGPILNKEFITIGSNEVSVPEQYYKIILDVHKPEIKAIAFLLKNEKSSASLETFVVTIDQIEALSGLDFFPSMPDDLEDALEGNIEKSSWFD; from the coding sequence ATGGCCAAAAGGACATCATCTGGAAGTCGCAAAGCCTCTTCAAAAAGAGCTCCTACTCGCAAAAAATCAACAAAAGGAAAAGGCACGAGCCTCGGTAGGATCACCTTAGGTCTGCTAATACTGGTCGCTCTGGGCTATGCAGGACTTGCGATAAATGAAGGAAAGCTAGTTCCGGAGGTTATTGAGAACTTCGAGCTGCCGGCCATTCAGGATTCGGAACCAGAGGGTGAATCTGAACCCATTCAAGCCACTGAGGAACCTATTCCCACGGAAAATGACGCAAAAATCGAACTCGACTTCGAAGACTTTGATTTATACTTTACCAAGGCTTTTGACTTTATGTGGCCAGCCTACTCCTCTGGTCAAGCGATTATCGAAAGGCCTTACTATACGCTTCGCTATAGCGAAGAACATGAGCAAGCGATGTGGGTTGCTTATAAGCTTTCCGCAGATAGTTTAAAACAAGAAAAGTTTCCACGTAAAGATAATTTCAGAAAGGACCCCAGAGTCAGAACTGGTTCGGCCGAATTATCTGATTATAAAGGATCAGGCTATGACCGAGGGCACTTGGCTCCAGCAGCTGATTTCTCTTATGATGAATTTGCGCTTTCACAAACATTCTATATGAGCAACATGAGTCCTCAGGTAGCTTCTTTTAACAGAGGAGTTTGGAAAAAACTTGAAGAACAGGTTAGAAAATGGTCCATAGAAGAGTCTGAAGTATATGTAGTTACAGGACCTATATTAAATAAAGAGTTTATTACGATTGGAAGCAATGAGGTTTCAGTACCGGAGCAATATTATAAGATCATTTTGGATGTCCATAAACCGGAAATTAAGGCGATTGCTTTCTTACTCAAAAATGAAAAGAGCAGCGCTTCACTGGAAACCTTTGTTGTGACCATTGATCAAATTGAGGCACTATCAGGCTTGGATTTCTTCCCTTCTATGCCTGATGACCTTGAAGATGCACTGGAAGGCAATATTGAGAAGAGCTCTTGGTTTGACTAG
- a CDS encoding thioredoxin domain-containing protein produces the protein MPSKDSNIDYSPLKSALGGKKTVFKVFINLLTSLGIILLSVSCNTSRKENQKLNRLQSESSQYLLQHASNPVDWYPWGDEAFEKAKAEEKLLIISIGYYACHWCQVMEKETFMDTTVARLMNDNFVSIKVDREERPDIDQVYAEASKKMTGTSGWPMNIIATADGTPLFAGTYFENSDWQAIVQRASYLYQDNPEEILAQAEALANTLSQKRAIEDQAFDLELSEIEQVWLSQSDTANGGINGAQKFPNSPYLSALLDFTYYRPSQNLDEFLKKTLDNMALGGMFDHLGGGFTRYSTDSEWKIPHFEKMLYDNAQLMGIYAKAYRKFNDPFYLYIAEQTAQCLINEFKSTEGGFFSSINAVSDEVEGGYYTWTLAEIEAIDQSGQVMNLFNISQTGNWENGQNVLFALGTSKENYLEAIDGPFKESLLSKRSRRQAPPKDEKIITGWNALALEGFVELYRASFDQTYLDYAKELGSYLIDNHTLKEQSQVSRTEDISQAGFLEDYSLMAGALIQLYQVSFEEPWLKTAETLSEGMLQAFEVEGQSLLTQSAESTRLFMQSVPVLDTDLPSGNAQAANNLLMLSEFYYDSRSNWKDKAKNMLAEGQNEINGALAFAGSWIQARLRDSNPPFEVAILGEEALSMRNQLDIGFRPDVIFLGGNSEGSIPLLAYKLQDGRTVIYVCQNKTCKFPTDDTEKAYEMMIPEKYSNKLSISD, from the coding sequence ATGCCCAGTAAAGATTCGAATATAGACTATTCACCCCTAAAATCCGCTTTGGGCGGTAAAAAAACGGTTTTTAAGGTTTTTATCAATTTATTGACATCTCTTGGAATTATTCTATTATCCGTAAGTTGTAACACTTCAAGGAAAGAAAACCAAAAACTTAACCGTCTACAATCAGAAAGCAGTCAATACCTCCTTCAACATGCCTCCAACCCAGTAGATTGGTACCCTTGGGGGGACGAAGCTTTTGAAAAGGCGAAAGCGGAAGAAAAACTATTGATCATTAGCATTGGCTATTATGCCTGTCATTGGTGTCAGGTAATGGAAAAAGAAACGTTTATGGACACCACGGTGGCTCGCCTCATGAACGATAATTTTGTTTCCATCAAGGTGGATCGTGAGGAACGACCCGATATTGATCAGGTATATGCCGAAGCTTCCAAAAAAATGACTGGCACTTCAGGCTGGCCGATGAATATCATTGCCACTGCTGACGGTACGCCTCTTTTTGCAGGCACCTATTTCGAGAATAGCGATTGGCAGGCCATCGTTCAACGCGCAAGCTATCTGTACCAAGACAACCCTGAAGAAATTCTGGCGCAGGCTGAAGCCCTGGCTAATACCTTAAGCCAGAAGCGAGCAATTGAAGATCAGGCATTCGATCTTGAACTCTCTGAAATTGAACAAGTATGGTTAAGCCAGAGTGACACAGCCAATGGGGGAATCAATGGTGCTCAGAAATTCCCGAACTCTCCTTATCTATCAGCACTGCTTGATTTTACCTATTATCGACCAAGTCAAAATCTTGATGAATTCTTGAAGAAGACACTCGATAATATGGCACTCGGTGGCATGTTCGACCATCTAGGTGGTGGATTTACACGCTATTCGACAGACAGTGAATGGAAAATACCTCACTTCGAGAAAATGCTTTACGATAATGCTCAACTCATGGGCATTTATGCCAAAGCCTACCGGAAGTTCAATGACCCCTTCTATTTGTATATCGCAGAACAAACGGCTCAATGTCTGATCAATGAATTCAAGAGTACTGAAGGTGGATTCTTCTCCTCTATCAATGCAGTAAGCGATGAGGTTGAAGGAGGTTATTATACCTGGACCTTAGCCGAAATTGAGGCAATAGACCAATCCGGCCAAGTGATGAACCTCTTCAACATAAGTCAGACAGGAAATTGGGAAAATGGTCAGAATGTGCTTTTTGCCCTTGGCACGTCAAAAGAAAATTATCTAGAGGCTATAGATGGTCCATTCAAGGAAAGTTTACTCAGCAAAAGGTCAAGGCGACAAGCTCCACCTAAAGATGAGAAGATCATCACTGGATGGAACGCACTAGCACTCGAAGGCTTCGTTGAGCTATATCGTGCTTCCTTTGATCAGACTTACCTGGACTATGCTAAAGAATTAGGTAGCTACTTAATAGACAATCATACCCTTAAGGAACAATCCCAGGTTTCAAGAACAGAAGACATAAGCCAGGCCGGCTTTCTTGAAGATTATTCACTAATGGCTGGTGCGTTGATCCAACTCTACCAAGTAAGCTTTGAAGAGCCTTGGCTGAAGACTGCGGAAACTCTTTCTGAAGGTATGCTACAAGCTTTTGAAGTGGAAGGACAGTCCTTGCTAACCCAGAGTGCTGAAAGTACCAGACTATTCATGCAAAGCGTTCCCGTCTTAGATACCGATCTACCCTCAGGAAATGCCCAAGCTGCTAACAACTTGTTAATGCTCTCAGAATTCTATTATGATAGCCGGAGCAATTGGAAAGATAAAGCCAAGAATATGCTAGCAGAAGGGCAAAATGAGATAAATGGTGCTTTGGCTTTTGCTGGCTCCTGGATTCAGGCTCGCCTCAGAGATTCAAACCCGCCATTCGAAGTCGCCATCTTAGGCGAAGAAGCTCTATCCATGCGCAATCAACTTGACATAGGCTTCCGGCCCGATGTCATCTTCTTGGGAGGTAATTCCGAAGGTAGTATTCCCCTACTCGCTTACAAGTTGCAGGATGGTAGAACTGTGATCTACGTGTGCCAAAATAAAACATGCAAGTTCCCAACAGACGATACGGAAAAGGCTTACGAAATGATGATTCCGGAAAAATACAGTAATAAACTATCAATTTCAGACTAA
- a CDS encoding tetratricopeptide repeat protein: MKKTLSFLLVMVFVAVLSACNSGLTKEADGLFRDGKYREAVEAYNEYLSTKPKDIKSIYNRGRAYEELGDIESARKDFIRVLDLDNENLNANLSMAQYWYNKKDYNKAIAFCDKVIATDGRESTAYLIKGRCLHQKSLFDDAKKNYDLAIEFDRKNAEAFLYRGALKIVFNQKSGACNDLNRALALGAEEAKAALAKHCR, from the coding sequence ATGAAAAAAACACTGAGTTTCTTACTTGTAATGGTCTTTGTGGCAGTTCTAAGTGCTTGTAATTCAGGCCTGACTAAGGAAGCAGATGGACTATTTCGTGATGGAAAGTATCGTGAAGCAGTGGAGGCTTACAATGAATATTTGTCGACCAAACCAAAAGATATTAAGTCGATTTATAATCGTGGTAGGGCCTACGAGGAGCTTGGAGACATTGAGAGCGCAAGAAAAGATTTTATCAGGGTTTTAGATTTGGATAATGAAAACCTGAATGCCAATCTCAGTATGGCGCAATACTGGTATAACAAGAAAGACTACAATAAGGCTATTGCATTTTGTGATAAAGTGATAGCAACAGACGGGAGAGAATCTACGGCCTATTTGATCAAAGGACGTTGTTTGCATCAGAAATCACTTTTTGATGATGCTAAGAAGAACTATGACCTTGCTATTGAGTTTGATAGAAAAAATGCCGAAGCATTTTTGTATAGAGGTGCCTTAAAGATTGTTTTCAACCAGAAATCTGGAGCGTGTAATGATCTCAATAGAGCACTTGCTCTGGGTGCAGAAGAGGCTAAAGCTGCCTTGGCCAAGCACTGTAGATAG
- a CDS encoding amidohydrolase family protein produces the protein MQTTFNQKVRRKLMAYLALGIFFAIQPAMAMPWQDDKDTTKKGQETFKDLPLKAERTLKFNTTEGTWVSVDISPDGSTIIFDMLGDIYTMPFAGGKATRLTEGMAYDTHPRYSPDGKHIAFTSDRSGSENAWIMELDSKETTQITKGNNEWVQSVEWSPDGDYVVVSKGRRSFKLFMYHKDGGGGFQLIKNPSNLKTVEPAFSADGRFIYYSQRNGAWNYNAQLPQYQIGVYDRENGQNATVTSRYGSAFTPTLSPDGKWMVYGSRYEDETGLILRDLNTGDEKWLAYPVQRDEQESIAPLGVLPAMSFTPDSKQVVASWGGKLYRIAVSGGTAVEIPMDVDVELEMGPRLKFEYPISDDKEMIVTQIRDGVPSPDGSKLAFTSLNKLYVMNLPDGEPRRLTDMNMTEAQPTWSPDGSSVAFVTWSDAEGGSMYKVNVDGRPRPVKLTKTSAIYGTPAWNKNGKIVFTRGSAQNLKDAAGPGAPRSTEDLCWISADGGDVNFIMKTRGKGNPHFVNSNDRIYLSGFQGLSSVRWDGTDEKRVIAITGIRTYGSNPADGHGNDHIIDPWADGQNSSLQEGEGWRENNPPSRAAAIFMAPEGDRAMAQINNHIYVVTVPKLGQTPTISVANPSSAQFPSWQLTEIGGEFPAWSSDAKKVHWSLGKSHFIYDLDESKAYADSVSAAKKAKEKAEKEMTKEEKEKQKADKEAAEKAKTDEEKAADKAKKENEGYRAEEIEVVMKATKDIPEGRALLKGARIITMNGDEVIENGDILIENARIKAVGPSGSLTVPRRTEVIDVSGKTIIPGMVDTHAHMWPAWGLHKNQVWVYAANLAYGVTATRDPQTATTDVLTYSDMVETGDILGPRVYSTGPGVGFWSYNLKSLDQTKKILKQYSEYYNTKTIKMYLVGNRKHRQWIIQAAKEQKLMPTTEGGLDFKLNMTQMIDGYPGHEHSLPIAPLYKDVIHSVAESKMAYTSTLLVAYGGPWAENYYYSRENPYHDEKLSRFTPYAELAQKSRRRPGWFMDEEHVFKKHAEGVNAVVEAGGLAGVGSHGQLQGLGYHWELWSVASGGMSNLNALKTATILGATAIGLEGDIGSIEAGKLADLVILDANPLDNIRNTNKISHVMKNGRLYNANTLDEEYPRKKKAGPFYWHSEKPQGLPGLKKK, from the coding sequence ATGCAAACCACCTTCAATCAAAAGGTTAGAAGGAAACTCATGGCTTACTTAGCACTGGGTATTTTTTTCGCCATTCAACCCGCTATGGCCATGCCATGGCAAGATGACAAAGACACAACAAAAAAAGGACAAGAGACCTTCAAGGACTTGCCGCTTAAAGCAGAAAGAACACTTAAATTTAATACAACAGAGGGCACCTGGGTATCAGTTGACATTAGTCCAGATGGCAGTACCATCATTTTTGACATGTTAGGTGATATCTATACCATGCCATTTGCCGGTGGTAAGGCTACACGCCTGACAGAAGGTATGGCTTATGATACCCACCCAAGATATAGTCCTGACGGAAAACACATTGCCTTTACGTCTGACAGAAGTGGGAGCGAGAATGCCTGGATCATGGAGCTAGATTCCAAAGAAACGACACAAATCACCAAAGGAAATAACGAGTGGGTTCAGTCTGTGGAGTGGAGCCCTGACGGAGACTATGTGGTGGTTTCAAAGGGCAGAAGAAGTTTTAAGCTCTTTATGTATCACAAAGATGGAGGCGGGGGCTTTCAGCTTATTAAGAATCCTTCTAACCTCAAAACTGTAGAGCCAGCCTTTAGTGCTGATGGGCGTTTCATTTATTACTCACAGCGAAATGGTGCCTGGAATTACAATGCGCAGCTACCACAGTATCAAATTGGAGTTTATGATCGAGAGAATGGACAAAATGCAACGGTGACTTCTCGTTATGGTTCAGCTTTTACACCAACCCTTTCTCCTGATGGAAAATGGATGGTATACGGTTCGCGATACGAAGATGAAACGGGCCTTATTCTAAGAGATCTGAATACAGGTGATGAGAAATGGTTAGCCTATCCAGTACAAAGAGACGAGCAAGAATCGATAGCTCCTCTAGGTGTCTTACCCGCCATGTCTTTTACACCTGATAGTAAGCAAGTGGTAGCCTCATGGGGAGGTAAACTATATAGAATTGCTGTTTCTGGTGGTACTGCAGTCGAAATTCCGATGGACGTAGATGTGGAACTTGAAATGGGGCCACGCTTGAAGTTCGAATATCCAATATCTGATGACAAGGAAATGATAGTGACTCAAATCAGAGATGGTGTGCCGTCTCCTGATGGATCAAAACTAGCATTCACTTCTTTGAATAAGCTATACGTGATGAACCTACCTGATGGTGAACCAAGGCGTCTAACGGACATGAACATGACTGAGGCACAGCCTACTTGGTCTCCGGATGGCTCTTCAGTAGCTTTTGTCACTTGGTCAGATGCAGAGGGCGGTTCTATGTACAAAGTGAACGTAGATGGAAGGCCTCGACCAGTGAAGCTGACAAAGACATCAGCCATTTATGGTACTCCTGCCTGGAATAAGAACGGTAAAATAGTATTTACTCGAGGTAGTGCTCAGAATCTAAAAGATGCTGCCGGTCCAGGGGCACCACGCTCCACGGAAGACCTTTGCTGGATTTCTGCTGATGGCGGAGATGTCAATTTCATTATGAAGACACGGGGCAAGGGCAATCCTCACTTTGTGAATAGTAATGATCGGATCTACCTTAGTGGATTTCAAGGTTTGAGTTCTGTGCGTTGGGATGGTACTGACGAAAAAAGAGTAATTGCAATCACAGGAATCAGAACTTACGGTTCTAATCCTGCCGATGGGCATGGCAATGATCATATTATCGACCCATGGGCTGATGGACAGAACTCATCATTGCAGGAAGGAGAGGGCTGGAGAGAAAACAATCCGCCTTCAAGAGCTGCGGCAATTTTTATGGCTCCAGAAGGTGACAGGGCTATGGCTCAGATCAACAATCACATTTATGTAGTGACTGTGCCCAAGTTGGGTCAAACACCTACTATTTCTGTGGCAAATCCTTCAAGTGCTCAGTTTCCTTCATGGCAATTGACCGAGATTGGTGGGGAGTTTCCAGCATGGTCAAGTGATGCTAAGAAGGTCCACTGGTCTCTTGGTAAATCTCATTTTATCTATGATTTAGATGAGTCGAAGGCTTATGCTGATAGTGTCTCTGCTGCTAAGAAGGCGAAGGAGAAGGCAGAAAAGGAGATGACAAAGGAAGAGAAGGAAAAGCAAAAAGCTGATAAAGAGGCTGCTGAAAAAGCTAAAACAGACGAAGAAAAAGCAGCTGACAAAGCCAAGAAAGAGAATGAAGGCTATCGTGCCGAAGAGATTGAAGTGGTGATGAAAGCTACTAAAGACATTCCTGAAGGAAGAGCTCTATTGAAGGGAGCAAGAATCATTACAATGAATGGTGATGAGGTCATTGAAAATGGTGATATCCTGATCGAGAATGCGAGAATCAAGGCTGTCGGTCCTTCTGGATCGCTCACAGTACCGAGAAGAACCGAAGTGATAGATGTCTCTGGTAAGACGATTATCCCGGGTATGGTTGACACACATGCACATATGTGGCCTGCATGGGGATTGCATAAAAACCAAGTTTGGGTGTATGCGGCAAACCTTGCTTATGGTGTTACCGCCACTAGAGATCCTCAAACTGCCACAACAGATGTATTGACTTATTCTGACATGGTTGAAACGGGTGATATTTTAGGCCCAAGAGTATACTCTACAGGCCCTGGTGTAGGTTTCTGGTCATATAACCTGAAGAGCTTGGATCAGACCAAGAAGATCCTCAAGCAATACAGTGAGTACTATAATACCAAGACGATCAAGATGTATTTGGTAGGAAACCGTAAGCACAGGCAGTGGATTATTCAGGCGGCTAAAGAGCAGAAGTTAATGCCTACTACCGAAGGTGGACTCGATTTCAAACTGAATATGACTCAGATGATCGATGGCTATCCCGGACATGAGCATTCATTGCCGATTGCACCTCTTTACAAGGATGTGATCCACTCTGTGGCTGAATCCAAGATGGCTTATACGTCTACACTTTTGGTGGCTTATGGCGGTCCTTGGGCTGAGAACTACTATTACTCTAGAGAGAACCCATATCATGATGAGAAGCTATCACGGTTTACGCCATACGCTGAATTAGCGCAAAAGTCGAGAAGAAGACCAGGGTGGTTCATGGATGAAGAGCATGTCTTTAAGAAGCACGCTGAAGGTGTCAATGCTGTCGTAGAAGCAGGTGGGCTTGCAGGTGTGGGTAGTCACGGACAGTTACAAGGCCTTGGTTACCATTGGGAATTATGGTCAGTAGCCTCTGGCGGAATGTCTAACCTTAATGCGCTTAAAACGGCAACTATTCTTGGAGCCACAGCGATTGGTCTTGAAGGCGATATCGGGTCTATTGAAGCTGGAAAGTTGGCCGACCTTGTGATTTTAGATGCCAATCCATTGGATAACATCAGAAATACGAATAAGATCAGTCATGTGATGAAAAACGGTCGCCTTTATAATGCTAATACTTTGGATGAAGAATATCCAAGGAAGAAAAAGGCGGGACCATTCTATTGGCACTCTGAAAAACCCCAAGGTTTACCAGGGTTGAAGAAGAAATAG
- a CDS encoding prolyl oligopeptidase family serine peptidase: MHYHLTAILLLLSFPFCKAQSSLGEKRISESTNVEYLVSLPKGYQTDGNGSAMILFLHGGDGSNTKHHPKKYAAEAGIEMDFMVVAPKCASGCNWSSFNFDALLTEVTDQFNVDKERIYVTGYSYGGYGTWSAISRHPQWFAAAVPIAGGGNTDVVCNAKNVAVWAFHGDKDSVTSYTQSKRLIEKLQTCEAKAKLETFEGADHWIWPAIYKDQRLYDWLSKQTNTQSH, translated from the coding sequence ATGCATTATCATCTGACGGCCATTTTGCTGCTGCTTTCTTTTCCTTTCTGCAAAGCTCAGTCGAGTTTAGGCGAAAAAAGAATATCTGAAAGCACGAATGTTGAATACTTAGTCTCCCTGCCCAAGGGCTACCAGACGGATGGAAATGGATCGGCCATGATACTATTCCTACACGGTGGAGATGGCTCAAACACAAAACATCACCCAAAGAAATATGCAGCCGAGGCAGGTATAGAAATGGACTTCATGGTTGTTGCCCCTAAATGTGCCTCTGGCTGCAATTGGTCTTCCTTTAATTTCGATGCCCTTCTGACGGAAGTAACTGATCAGTTTAATGTGGACAAAGAGCGGATTTATGTCACCGGCTATAGCTATGGAGGTTATGGTACTTGGAGTGCCATATCCAGACACCCTCAATGGTTTGCCGCAGCAGTTCCAATTGCCGGAGGTGGCAACACAGATGTTGTGTGCAATGCAAAGAATGTTGCGGTCTGGGCCTTTCATGGAGATAAAGACAGTGTAACCTCATATACTCAATCGAAAAGGCTTATAGAAAAGCTCCAGACCTGCGAAGCCAAAGCCAAACTAGAAACCTTTGAGGGTGCCGACCATTGGATTTGGCCAGCGATCTACAAGGATCAAAGACTTTACGATTGGCTTTCAAAACAGACCAATACTCAATCTCACTAA
- a CDS encoding SRPBCC family protein, with amino-acid sequence MEFKTDIQINASKEKVWSVISDIENAKDNIEAIQSIEVLEQPTDGMVGLKWKETRTMFGKQATEIMWITEATENEYYQTRAESHGAIYISKLWIEENEKGSTLNMSFNGTPVTFGAKFMSAVMGWMFKNATVKALKKDLEDIKAVAET; translated from the coding sequence ATGGAATTCAAGACAGATATTCAAATCAATGCAAGTAAAGAAAAGGTATGGTCCGTGATCAGTGATATTGAGAATGCCAAGGACAATATTGAGGCCATCCAATCCATAGAAGTATTGGAGCAACCCACTGATGGAATGGTTGGTCTTAAATGGAAGGAAACCCGAACCATGTTTGGCAAACAGGCCACTGAGATCATGTGGATTACGGAGGCTACCGAAAACGAATATTATCAAACACGAGCCGAAAGCCATGGTGCCATTTATATTTCCAAACTCTGGATAGAGGAAAATGAGAAGGGTTCAACACTGAACATGAGTTTTAACGGGACACCAGTAACCTTCGGGGCTAAGTTCATGTCGGCAGTGATGGGTTGGATGTTCAAAAATGCAACCGTCAAGGCATTGAAGAAGGATTTGGAGGACATTAAGGCTGTCGCAGAGACTTAG
- a CDS encoding DinB family protein, with translation MRILSTLLCLFLWTSIAAQEKSETRFGSDFAKAWKRHKIYTLRLVEAMPEKSYDYKPEDNARSFKEMAMHLVGANYMFASIASSQDSPVDRTMLNADGKTKEQIVKMLTESFDYSLNAVLNVNEETLKKTAPWGNPIEQSTTRTFKEIFHVMREHAAHHRGAMTVYLRLNGITPPGFID, from the coding sequence ATGCGAATTCTTTCGACCCTACTCTGTCTATTCCTTTGGACGTCTATTGCAGCTCAAGAAAAATCTGAAACGAGGTTTGGCAGCGACTTTGCCAAAGCATGGAAACGCCACAAAATATACACCCTGAGACTCGTTGAGGCCATGCCTGAGAAGAGCTATGATTATAAACCTGAAGACAATGCCAGGTCATTTAAGGAAATGGCCATGCACTTAGTTGGTGCCAACTACATGTTCGCATCAATTGCAAGTAGTCAAGATTCTCCCGTTGACCGAACTATGCTTAATGCTGATGGAAAGACAAAAGAACAGATTGTCAAAATGTTGACAGAATCATTTGACTACTCACTGAATGCTGTACTCAATGTTAATGAAGAAACGCTCAAAAAAACGGCTCCTTGGGGAAACCCTATTGAACAAAGTACGACACGCACCTTTAAAGAAATATTTCATGTAATGCGCGAACATGCAGCCCATCATCGGGGAGCCATGACTGTCTACCTAAGATTAAATGGCATAACGCCTCCCGGATTCATCGATTAA